The proteins below come from a single Acaryochloris sp. CCMEE 5410 genomic window:
- a CDS encoding DUF433 domain-containing protein translates to MSYRDIITIEPDKRGGKPCIRRMRITVYNVLGWLAAGMSVAEIIDDFPELTEADIRACLEFAADRDHRLVASVSAA, encoded by the coding sequence ATGAGCTACCGCGACATCATCACTATTGAGCCAGATAAGCGTGGTGGTAAGCCTTGCATTCGTCGGATGCGGATAACGGTTTACAATGTTCTGGGCTGGTTAGCCGCTGGTATGTCTGTTGCTGAGATTATTGATGACTTTCCAGAATTGACAGAAGCAGACATTAGAGCCTGTTTAGAATTTGCGGCTGATCGGGATCATCGTTTAGTCGCTTCGGTGAGTGCTGCTTAA
- a CDS encoding DUF4336 domain-containing protein, protein MATTQRSEQNQSEPKQPQRSRDWSWPYWPFVPLYPYGQRRTLCREIVKGKIWTFEQLQGILYVIIPVRMTVIKLAAGGLLVYAPVAPTRECIRLVKDLIEQHGEIKYIILPTASGIEHKVFTGPFSKRFPKAQVFVSPSQWTFPLNIPLSWLGLSGRQTQKLPASSADTPFADEFDYAILGPVDLGLGPFEEVALYHKPTKTLLITDSIVSIPVNPPQVLQFSPYPMLFHAKDNAFDVVEDSPTVRRKGWQRMALFAFYFQPSVLDVVNTKQTFKDARQAPDRSKKAYFGLFPVQWNPDWKRAFDTFRQNGNPIVAPILRKLIFNRNPEVVLQWADQVAQWNFRRIIPCHLDAPIMTTPQKFNQAFDFLRPVPSPKRGWFAKKQPISVNFPKEDMAFLDRVDQFLCDRNITPPAKPLPREASEQ, encoded by the coding sequence GTGGCAACAACCCAGAGAAGCGAGCAAAATCAATCAGAACCCAAACAACCCCAACGCTCCAGGGATTGGTCATGGCCCTATTGGCCTTTTGTGCCCTTGTACCCCTATGGTCAACGTCGGACCCTCTGCAGAGAGATTGTCAAAGGAAAGATTTGGACCTTTGAGCAGCTCCAGGGCATTCTCTATGTGATTATTCCGGTGCGGATGACCGTTATTAAACTGGCTGCAGGAGGGTTGTTGGTGTATGCGCCAGTTGCCCCCACACGGGAATGTATCCGCCTGGTCAAAGATCTGATTGAACAGCATGGTGAGATTAAATACATCATCCTGCCGACTGCATCCGGAATTGAGCATAAGGTGTTTACGGGACCTTTCTCTAAACGGTTCCCCAAAGCCCAAGTTTTTGTCTCTCCCAGCCAATGGACGTTTCCACTCAATATTCCCTTGAGTTGGCTGGGGCTATCTGGCCGTCAAACCCAAAAACTTCCGGCTAGCAGTGCCGATACGCCCTTTGCCGATGAATTTGACTATGCCATTTTAGGACCGGTGGATTTAGGTCTCGGGCCATTTGAAGAAGTCGCCCTCTATCACAAACCAACCAAAACCCTATTGATTACGGATTCGATTGTTTCTATTCCTGTAAACCCGCCTCAGGTATTGCAGTTTTCGCCCTATCCTATGCTGTTCCATGCCAAGGATAATGCCTTCGATGTGGTTGAAGATTCGCCAACGGTTCGGCGCAAAGGGTGGCAGCGCATGGCTTTATTCGCCTTTTATTTCCAGCCGAGCGTGTTGGACGTTGTTAACACCAAACAAACCTTTAAGGATGCTCGGCAGGCCCCTGATCGATCCAAGAAAGCTTATTTTGGCTTATTCCCCGTCCAGTGGAATCCTGACTGGAAGAGAGCCTTCGATACGTTTCGCCAAAATGGAAATCCGATTGTCGCCCCCATTCTGCGAAAGCTGATTTTTAACCGCAATCCTGAGGTGGTGCTCCAGTGGGCAGATCAAGTGGCGCAATGGAATTTTCGCCGCATTATTCCCTGCCATTTGGATGCACCGATTATGACCACGCCCCAAAAATTTAATCAGGCCTTTGACTTTTTACGGCCTGTACCCTCTCCCAAACGGGGGTGGTTTGCGAAAAAACAACCAATTTCTGTGAACTTTCCCAAGGAGGATATGGCCTTTTTGGACCGGGTGGATCAGTTCTTGTGCGATCGCAACATCACACCACCGGCTAAACCCCTACCCAGAGAAGCTTCAGAGCAATAG
- a CDS encoding phosphotransferase enzyme family protein, whose amino-acid sequence MTSPFFPVTYSTLACDALVSRILPHFQIKDITNCKLWHRGLSDVYLVETSEQPFVLRVSHAYWRTKSEIDFELELLVFLQQRDIPVARPLRTLDGQLSIEIEAPEGKRYAALFDFAPGQVPLGDLNYTQGQKLGETIGRLHQVATDFHSQAHRQPLTLDYLLDDSLDAIAPFLQHRPKDREYIIEIIAEIKNKLQGMPKDPPFWSVCWGDPHSGNVHFTDDNQVTLFDFDQCGYGWRAFELAKFLHVSARTGMEKKVRNSFLEGYQTVQAVTPKEEDSIQPFSQAAHIWQWSIGLKSAKVHDNCRLDDSYFSHRIQQLKMLSSPEWELF is encoded by the coding sequence ATGACCTCACCCTTTTTCCCCGTTACCTACTCAACCTTAGCCTGCGATGCTTTAGTATCTCGGATCTTGCCCCATTTCCAGATCAAGGATATTACCAACTGCAAGCTGTGGCATCGAGGTTTGAGTGATGTCTACTTAGTGGAAACGTCGGAGCAACCCTTTGTGCTGAGGGTGTCTCATGCCTATTGGCGAACGAAGTCAGAAATTGACTTTGAGCTGGAGTTATTGGTTTTTTTGCAGCAGCGTGATATCCCGGTTGCTCGACCGTTACGGACCCTAGATGGTCAACTCTCTATCGAAATTGAGGCCCCTGAAGGGAAGCGTTATGCAGCTTTATTTGACTTTGCGCCGGGCCAGGTCCCTCTGGGAGATCTGAACTATACCCAAGGTCAGAAACTGGGGGAAACCATTGGTCGGCTCCATCAAGTCGCGACGGATTTTCATAGCCAGGCCCATCGGCAACCGTTAACCCTTGATTATTTGTTAGATGATTCCTTAGATGCGATCGCACCCTTTCTACAACATCGCCCTAAAGATCGGGAATACATCATCGAAATCATTGCTGAAATTAAAAACAAACTGCAAGGCATGCCCAAAGATCCGCCTTTTTGGAGTGTGTGCTGGGGCGATCCCCATAGTGGCAATGTTCATTTCACCGACGATAACCAAGTCACCTTATTTGACTTTGACCAATGTGGGTATGGTTGGCGGGCCTTTGAGCTAGCCAAGTTCCTTCATGTATCAGCTCGCACTGGCATGGAAAAGAAGGTCCGCAACTCATTCCTAGAGGGCTATCAGACCGTTCAGGCTGTGACTCCCAAGGAAGAAGACTCCATTCAGCCTTTTTCCCAGGCGGCCCACATCTGGCAATGGTCCATTGGCCTAAAGTCAGCCAAGGTCCACGATAACTGTCGCCTAGACGATAGCTACTTCAGCCATCGAATTCAGCAGCTCAAAATGTTGTCATCTCCTGAATGGGAATTGTTCTAG
- a CDS encoding type IV pilin-like G/H family protein produces the protein MIASSLLIGCSGSETAKQSPQPNVKSPAPKSAPQAPQPSPKATTAAKPASQPKPAAPKPAAPKPVSAPAKVKLSPAPKVELSKSEKQLVSKVQKEVQKKGSVAKQDTGHTYLGNVLRSQQAEKLVTGRFTTNLQKLESDSPKDSGEFQLQVLEANENKAIVAAIAKQNGIFSYTGAVYAQDASIPVSAICKSNEPTQTPPGTPRLTGSTIVCAQGSTVVE, from the coding sequence GTGATTGCGAGTAGCTTACTGATTGGCTGTTCAGGCTCAGAGACAGCAAAGCAGTCTCCTCAACCCAACGTAAAGTCTCCGGCACCCAAGAGTGCACCTCAGGCTCCTCAACCCTCTCCTAAGGCCACCACAGCGGCAAAGCCAGCGTCTCAGCCCAAACCTGCAGCACCCAAACCCGCAGCGCCAAAACCTGTATCTGCTCCAGCGAAGGTGAAGCTCTCGCCCGCGCCTAAAGTAGAGCTATCGAAATCAGAAAAACAGCTGGTCAGCAAAGTCCAAAAAGAAGTGCAGAAAAAAGGCTCTGTTGCTAAACAGGATACCGGCCATACTTATTTGGGCAATGTTCTGAGATCGCAACAGGCTGAGAAGTTAGTCACCGGTCGATTCACCACCAATTTACAGAAATTAGAATCTGATTCCCCCAAAGATAGCGGTGAATTTCAACTGCAAGTACTAGAGGCCAATGAGAATAAGGCCATCGTGGCTGCGATCGCAAAACAGAACGGCATCTTTAGCTACACGGGTGCGGTCTATGCCCAGGACGCCAGCATTCCCGTTTCTGCAATTTGCAAATCGAATGAGCCCACTCAAACGCCACCGGGTACTCCAAGGCTCACAGGCTCTACAATTGTCTGTGCCCAAGGCTCAACGGTGGTTGAATAG
- the ispG gene encoding (E)-4-hydroxy-3-methylbut-2-enyl-diphosphate synthase, translating into MQTLSTPVTETDERSTPVSTSIIRRKTRPVPVGDVIIGGGHPVVVQSMINEDTLDIDGSVAAIRRLHELGCEIVRVTVPSMAHAKALATIKEKLTTTYQKVPLVADVHHNGMKIALEVAKHVDKVRINPGLYVFEKAKDDRTEFSQSEFDDIGDKIRETLEPLVVSLRDQNKAMRIGVNHGSLAERMLFTYGDTPEGMVESALEFIRICQSLDFNNLVISMKASRVPVMLAAYRLMAKRMDELGMDYPLHLGVTEAGDGEYGRIKSTAGIATLLADGIGDTLRVSLTESPEKEIPVCYSILQALGLRKTMVEYVACPSCGRTLFNLEEVLHQVRSATNHLTGLDIAVMGCIVNGPGEMADADYGYVGKQPGYISLYRGREEVKKVPETEGVEELINLIKSDGRWVDPE; encoded by the coding sequence ATGCAGACTTTATCAACCCCTGTCACAGAAACTGACGAGCGGTCCACCCCTGTCTCCACATCAATCATTCGGCGTAAGACACGCCCCGTTCCCGTTGGGGATGTGATTATTGGTGGGGGCCATCCGGTGGTGGTTCAGTCCATGATTAATGAAGATACTCTAGATATTGATGGCTCTGTTGCCGCCATTCGCCGTCTGCATGAGTTGGGCTGCGAAATTGTGCGAGTGACGGTACCTAGCATGGCCCATGCCAAGGCGCTGGCCACTATCAAAGAAAAATTAACGACCACTTACCAAAAAGTCCCCCTCGTTGCGGATGTTCACCACAACGGCATGAAAATTGCCCTGGAAGTGGCCAAGCATGTGGATAAGGTCCGCATTAACCCCGGCCTATATGTCTTTGAAAAAGCCAAGGATGATCGAACCGAGTTTTCACAATCTGAATTTGATGATATTGGCGATAAAATTCGGGAAACCCTAGAACCCTTGGTCGTTTCTCTGCGAGACCAAAACAAGGCGATGCGAATTGGGGTCAATCATGGCTCCCTAGCTGAGCGGATGCTGTTCACCTATGGGGATACGCCAGAAGGCATGGTGGAATCCGCCCTGGAATTTATTCGCATCTGCCAATCCCTGGATTTCAACAATCTGGTGATTTCGATGAAGGCGTCTCGGGTACCCGTGATGCTGGCCGCCTATCGCCTGATGGCGAAGCGCATGGATGAGTTGGGCATGGATTATCCCCTGCACTTGGGCGTAACGGAAGCTGGAGATGGTGAATATGGCCGGATTAAATCGACGGCTGGCATTGCCACCCTCTTAGCAGACGGCATTGGCGATACCCTGCGGGTGTCCCTGACCGAATCCCCAGAGAAGGAGATTCCAGTTTGCTACAGTATCCTGCAAGCCTTGGGCCTCCGCAAAACCATGGTGGAATACGTGGCTTGTCCCTCCTGTGGGCGGACGCTCTTCAATTTGGAAGAGGTACTTCATCAAGTGCGCTCTGCAACGAACCATCTGACGGGTCTGGATATTGCCGTTATGGGCTGTATTGTCAATGGTCCTGGCGAGATGGCGGATGCGGACTACGGCTATGTGGGTAAGCAACCTGGCTATATTTCTCTGTATCGGGGCCGGGAAGAAGTGAAGAAAGTTCCAGAGACTGAGGGAGTTGAAGAATTAATCAACCTGATTAAATCTGACGGTCGTTGGGTGGATCCTGAGTAG
- a CDS encoding D-alanyl-D-alanine carboxypeptidase family protein, translated as MYDDIPEARRQAVPKTASSPSRGNPALWIGSGIGLLAIAIGAAFAVGLFKPEPSQSKVETSPTASPPPTGGTEAPNTPDTTLGHFSYKVAPENELQAITADNRIRLRSSAARAYKQMSAAAASDGIKLQALSGFRTVEDQDYLFFRVKEKRAQGAQQRAKVSAPPGRSEHHTGYAMDIGDATQPKTHVNVTFEETRAFEWLRKNAPRYSFELSFPKGNSQGVSYEPWHWRYVGDKDSLETFYNARNLKS; from the coding sequence ATGTACGACGATATTCCAGAGGCCCGTCGGCAGGCCGTTCCAAAAACGGCGTCTTCACCTTCTCGAGGTAACCCTGCCCTATGGATTGGCAGTGGCATTGGACTGTTGGCGATTGCTATTGGAGCCGCATTTGCAGTCGGCTTATTCAAGCCTGAACCCTCCCAAAGCAAGGTAGAAACTAGCCCCACAGCATCCCCCCCTCCAACAGGGGGAACAGAGGCCCCTAATACCCCAGATACGACCTTAGGGCATTTTTCCTACAAGGTGGCCCCAGAGAACGAATTGCAAGCCATCACCGCAGACAACCGGATTCGTTTACGGTCATCCGCCGCTCGGGCCTACAAGCAAATGTCCGCAGCAGCAGCATCAGATGGGATCAAGCTTCAGGCCCTATCCGGGTTTCGAACCGTAGAGGATCAAGATTATTTATTTTTTAGAGTGAAAGAAAAGCGAGCTCAAGGTGCCCAACAGAGAGCTAAAGTCAGTGCTCCTCCTGGACGTAGCGAGCACCATACTGGCTACGCCATGGATATCGGCGATGCAACTCAGCCAAAGACCCATGTGAATGTCACGTTTGAAGAGACTCGGGCCTTTGAGTGGCTGCGAAAAAATGCACCCCGGTATAGCTTTGAGTTATCCTTCCCAAAAGGGAACTCCCAAGGGGTTAGTTATGAACCCTGGCACTGGCGTTATGTCGGTGACAAAGACAGTTTGGAGACCTTCTACAATGCCCGAAATTTAAAATCCTAA
- a CDS encoding pyridoxal phosphate-dependent aminotransferase produces the protein MLQPSARVEAVQAPIIPIIGDLIRQHPGTLSLGQGVASYSPPPEALAQVATFHQNPGVHLYQSVQGIPPLVDSITQKLQAENQLNFHRDQIMVTAGGNMAFMNAVLAILDPGDEVILQTPYYFNHEMAIRLANGQPVCVQTDQQYQLQLDQIEAAITERTRAIVTVSPNNPSGAVYSAADLQAVNQLCLERNLYHISDETYEYFTYDGIEHISPGRFDPEQTHTISLFTLSKAYGFASWRIGYMVTPLHLQEALQKIQDTLLICPPVVSQYAAVGALQVGRGYCHQHLATLTEKRNLVQKALLPLEKVFVPTSSGAFYVLIKVDCDLPDRVLVEQLIRDYRVAVIPGSAFGMESGCYLRIAYGALDKATLVEGLNRLVKGLKTIAGDPKK, from the coding sequence ATGCTTCAGCCATCGGCCCGCGTTGAAGCGGTTCAGGCTCCCATTATTCCTATTATTGGCGATCTGATTCGCCAGCATCCTGGCACCCTGTCCCTCGGGCAAGGAGTGGCTTCCTATAGTCCACCGCCAGAAGCCCTAGCCCAGGTAGCCACCTTCCACCAAAATCCTGGGGTGCATCTCTATCAGTCCGTGCAGGGAATCCCGCCCCTTGTGGATTCGATCACCCAGAAGCTACAGGCTGAAAATCAGTTGAACTTTCACCGTGACCAAATTATGGTGACGGCGGGGGGAAATATGGCGTTTATGAATGCGGTCCTCGCCATTCTCGATCCAGGGGATGAGGTGATTCTGCAAACGCCTTACTACTTCAACCATGAGATGGCCATTCGGTTGGCCAACGGTCAGCCCGTCTGTGTTCAAACGGATCAGCAGTATCAACTCCAGCTCGATCAGATTGAAGCCGCCATTACCGAGCGAACACGGGCAATTGTGACGGTTTCTCCGAATAATCCATCGGGGGCAGTGTATTCAGCAGCGGATTTACAAGCAGTGAATCAGCTGTGTTTGGAACGTAATCTTTATCACATTAGTGATGAAACCTACGAGTACTTTACCTACGACGGCATTGAGCATATTTCACCGGGTCGTTTTGACCCCGAGCAAACCCATACAATTTCTCTGTTTACCCTCTCCAAGGCTTATGGCTTCGCCAGTTGGCGAATCGGCTATATGGTGACTCCCCTGCATCTGCAAGAGGCACTTCAGAAAATTCAGGATACGTTGCTGATTTGCCCACCAGTGGTATCTCAGTATGCAGCAGTTGGTGCGCTGCAAGTGGGACGGGGGTATTGTCATCAACATTTAGCCACTCTGACAGAAAAGAGGAATCTGGTACAGAAGGCCCTTCTGCCTCTTGAGAAGGTATTTGTACCCACTAGTTCTGGTGCGTTTTATGTGTTGATTAAGGTCGATTGTGACTTACCCGATCGAGTCTTGGTAGAACAGTTGATTCGTGATTATCGAGTGGCGGTCATTCCGGGGAGTGCGTTTGGTATGGAGTCGGGCTGCTATCTGCGGATTGCTTATGGTGCTTTGGATAAAGCTACCCTAGTTGAAGGATTGAATCGATTGGTAAAGGGTTTAAAAACAATAGCAGGAGACCCAAAAAAGTAG
- a CDS encoding potassium channel family protein encodes MKITCLQSLTNHKYTQLLLTLLLLFVAYAVVGAMAAEVILSLILLIAIVLIVRTFFLQKRAFYFYIVIAGLAFISDCFYILFTQSSYHRLIPALIADSVYIGFLILSIILMLHKLFENNNVTIDTIVGGICVFLLIGDLWFLFYSSIHLFHPNAFSSAGETIQTFDLLYFSFTTLTTVGYGDVVPVSQLAKVVANFEAIIGVIYPAIFISRLVGGYNPD; translated from the coding sequence ATGAAAATCACCTGTTTGCAGAGCTTGACGAACCACAAATACACTCAGCTTTTACTCACGTTGTTACTGCTGTTTGTGGCCTATGCAGTCGTTGGTGCTATGGCGGCAGAAGTTATCTTGTCCCTCATTCTACTGATAGCTATTGTTCTGATTGTAAGAACGTTTTTTCTCCAAAAAAGAGCATTCTACTTTTACATTGTGATTGCTGGGTTAGCCTTCATTTCCGACTGTTTCTACATCCTTTTTACTCAATCGAGTTATCACAGATTAATTCCCGCTTTGATCGCAGATAGTGTTTATATTGGCTTCTTGATTCTGTCCATTATCTTGATGCTCCACAAGCTGTTTGAGAACAACAACGTAACGATCGATACGATTGTCGGTGGTATCTGTGTGTTTCTGCTTATTGGAGATTTATGGTTTCTGTTCTATAGCAGCATTCACTTATTCCATCCCAATGCCTTTAGCTCTGCTGGAGAGACAATCCAAACTTTTGATCTGTTGTACTTTAGTTTTACAACCCTGACCACAGTGGGGTATGGCGATGTGGTGCCCGTCAGTCAGTTGGCCAAGGTCGTTGCCAATTTTGAGGCAATTATTGGCGTCATCTATCCTGCAATTTTTATTAGTAGATTAGTCGGTGGGTACAATCCTGACTGA
- a CDS encoding alpha/beta hydrolase, with amino-acid sequence MVLTFQSLNRLFTQRFSKALTIGTVCCSALLPSVVPAFAAEKVVLTYGPFARSVPIQEFETLASTGKATGELAELLKLAKEDPKEAQQFLTYDVKVDPITVDGVLNTAPGEFLLSELAKVVHTKSDRANVQALRSALVLSASKNDSLTLLELLQNYPTAELYIDGVQLKKDVKEVNSLLGSVHSYLNHLQCNCSSASAFAPTGQ; translated from the coding sequence ATGGTCTTGACATTCCAGTCTTTAAATCGTTTGTTTACCCAGCGTTTTTCAAAAGCCCTCACTATTGGAACCGTTTGCTGCAGCGCTTTATTGCCCAGTGTTGTCCCTGCCTTTGCAGCTGAAAAAGTCGTCTTGACCTATGGTCCCTTCGCTCGCAGTGTGCCCATCCAAGAATTTGAAACCCTGGCTTCTACAGGTAAAGCCACGGGAGAATTAGCAGAACTTCTGAAACTGGCTAAGGAAGATCCCAAGGAAGCTCAGCAATTTCTGACCTACGATGTCAAAGTTGATCCAATCACGGTGGATGGTGTTCTCAACACAGCTCCCGGAGAATTCCTGCTTTCAGAATTGGCAAAGGTGGTCCATACCAAGAGCGATCGCGCCAATGTACAGGCACTCCGAAGTGCATTAGTCCTTTCCGCCAGTAAAAACGATAGCTTAACCCTTCTGGAACTCTTACAGAACTACCCAACAGCCGAACTCTACATTGATGGCGTCCAACTTAAAAAAGACGTCAAAGAAGTTAACTCACTCTTGGGTTCCGTTCACAGTTACCTTAACCACCTGCAATGTAACTGCTCTTCGGCTTCAGCTTTCGCACCAACCGGACAGTAA
- a CDS encoding alpha/beta hydrolase has protein sequence MSIFPQVQTVSNSGFRSPRLAVAAAILGASTSLLVGTGAIAAESVTLKYNSDTVTVTLPEMQSFAQSGQLTPALQTFFHTTQKVPTQWSELLTKEIKIPYFIERLIHSPKGRFVLHQIDEMVYESGSKGLEDLDKAVTKAMADGNISVIEVIRDYPASTINIDLKVVETDYNQIKQLAEGIEKGDSTTPAPDFLKGILCHCQTAQNNATSQTQLPSAQLTSSKPIACHLPLVQK, from the coding sequence ATGTCTATTTTTCCCCAAGTACAAACAGTATCTAACTCTGGATTTCGCAGTCCCCGTCTTGCGGTGGCAGCAGCAATTCTAGGGGCCAGCACTAGTTTGCTGGTGGGTACAGGGGCCATCGCAGCTGAGTCGGTCACCCTTAAATATAATTCCGACACCGTAACCGTTACCTTACCCGAGATGCAAAGCTTTGCCCAGTCGGGCCAGCTAACCCCAGCCCTCCAAACCTTTTTTCATACCACTCAAAAAGTCCCTACCCAGTGGAGCGAACTCCTCACCAAAGAAATCAAAATCCCCTATTTTATTGAACGTTTGATCCACAGCCCTAAAGGCAGGTTTGTCCTCCACCAAATTGACGAAATGGTCTACGAGAGTGGATCAAAAGGGCTAGAAGATTTAGACAAAGCCGTTACGAAGGCGATGGCCGATGGCAACATCTCCGTCATTGAAGTCATTCGAGACTACCCCGCATCCACCATCAATATCGACCTCAAAGTAGTTGAAACAGACTACAACCAAATCAAGCAACTGGCGGAAGGCATTGAAAAAGGCGATTCTACAACCCCTGCCCCCGATTTCCTTAAAGGTATCCTCTGTCACTGCCAAACCGCTCAAAATAATGCCACATCCCAGACCCAACTTCCCTCAGCTCAATTGACTTCATCCAAGCCAATAGCTTGTCACCTGCCCTTGGTCCAGAAGTAG
- a CDS encoding catalase: MMTQIKPHPLEIIPEGEAEMIERVMEMQLAIMKSEDPKKRGQHPKQQALLRGIFEISDSVPEAMRVGVFAEPRKFDALCRLSTGPNSKDSDPNPHGFAIKLLDVPGSPASTQDFIFLDQPTFFISDIADYVAFFESLMNGSSTSYYKAHPHDFALNLTFNVVIASHLERQYWAEVPFAMGQSAARFTLIPDPDNLSDYNPATTPDGLREVLEDYFVHQKRSAKFLFGAQAYIDETITPIEDAKSIWPTPFETIATLTLPAQDFTAPSQFEFCENLSLTPWHCMPEHQPIGGIQRCRKLVYERSSQMRHGFTGGTNQEPTKADYDRLGTFL, translated from the coding sequence ATGATGACCCAAATCAAACCTCACCCCCTTGAGATCATTCCAGAAGGCGAAGCCGAGATGATCGAGCGTGTCATGGAGATGCAGCTTGCCATCATGAAGAGTGAAGATCCTAAAAAACGTGGGCAGCACCCCAAGCAACAAGCCCTGCTGCGCGGTATTTTCGAGATATCAGATTCAGTCCCAGAAGCAATGCGCGTTGGCGTGTTTGCTGAACCTAGAAAATTTGATGCCCTGTGCCGCTTATCAACAGGACCTAACTCAAAGGACTCGGACCCTAATCCCCATGGCTTCGCGATCAAACTGCTAGACGTGCCTGGGTCACCGGCTAGCACTCAAGATTTTATCTTTTTGGATCAGCCCACCTTCTTTATTAGTGACATTGCAGATTACGTAGCCTTTTTCGAATCCTTAATGAATGGTAGCTCTACTAGCTATTACAAGGCTCACCCTCATGACTTTGCTTTGAATTTGACGTTCAATGTTGTTATTGCTAGTCATCTCGAACGTCAATATTGGGCTGAGGTTCCCTTTGCCATGGGACAAAGTGCGGCCAGATTCACGCTAATACCAGATCCTGATAATCTCAGCGATTACAATCCAGCAACAACGCCAGATGGTCTCCGCGAAGTCCTCGAAGACTATTTCGTTCACCAAAAAAGATCGGCAAAGTTTCTGTTTGGGGCACAAGCTTACATCGACGAAACCATAACGCCAATTGAGGATGCAAAGTCTATCTGGCCCACACCGTTCGAGACCATCGCAACGCTAACCCTACCCGCACAAGATTTCACTGCCCCTTCACAGTTTGAGTTCTGCGAAAACCTTTCGCTCACGCCTTGGCATTGTATGCCGGAGCACCAACCGATTGGTGGTATTCAACGGTGTCGCAAGCTTGTCTATGAGAGAAGTTCACAAATGCGCCATGGGTTTACGGGTGGCACAAACCAAGAGCCAACCAAAGCTGATTATGACAGACTTGGGACGTTTCTCTGA
- a CDS encoding transposase, whose protein sequence is MLTHIKPHPLEIIPDGEASLIERVLEMYLDMMKSQDLQKRGQAPQQHALLRGTFEISASVPDKMRVGVFAKPKTFSALIYLSSSTFRDPYLRSTTRKTLSLLKKLDNHFGAIWMFIHHYNTSLQD, encoded by the coding sequence ATGCTCACCCATATCAAACCCCACCCGTTGGAAATCATCCCTGATGGTGAAGCATCACTAATAGAGCGCGTCCTTGAGATGTATCTGGACATGATGAAAAGCCAAGATCTCCAAAAACGGGGTCAAGCTCCTCAACAGCACGCCTTGTTGCGCGGCACCTTTGAAATTTCTGCCTCAGTGCCAGACAAAATGCGAGTTGGAGTATTTGCAAAGCCTAAAACCTTTAGTGCTCTCATCTACCTATCTTCCAGTACTTTTAGAGATCCTTACTTGAGGAGCACTACCCGAAAGACACTGTCGCTTTTGAAAAAGCTCGACAATCATTTTGGGGCTATTTGGATGTTTATTCATCACTACAATACATCCTTGCAGGACTAG